In the genome of Peromyscus eremicus chromosome 1, PerEre_H2_v1, whole genome shotgun sequence, the window GGGGTGCTGCTGGGTGGGACTGAGTTCAGAGGGCTGGATGGCAACTCCACATCCAGTCCGAAGGTGAATAAGGGCATGGAGTTAGGGGACTGGTGAGGAACAGGGTTCTGGAACGGCGTGTAGCCTCCGTGCCCACTGTCAGTCCCTGGTCCTGCTGTGTCTGCACAGACCTCACTGCTGCTGAGCAGGCTGGAGAAGGCCTTGTAACCGGCATCGCCATTGGGCCCGAAGCAAGGTGTCTGGGAGTCCTGGGAGGCACCCTGCTTCACTGCCTGCACAAACTCCCGGTAGCCACTACTAGGGGCTGGGGCAGGGCTAGCTGCCCCGTGCTGCAGGACACTCAGGTGAAGGATCTGTTCCCAGCTGTCCCCTTGGTGCATAGGTGGGCTTGAAGAACGGGGGTCAGCTGGGCGTGGAGGGTCCCCTTCTTCCAGGTGGCCAGCCTGCTGCTGTTCGGAGGCCAGCTCTCCAGGATGCGGGGACTGGCTACAGAAGTCACTAAAACTACGGTAGGCAGGATTGTCTGTGACAACAAGTGGCACCTGTGTGCAGGTCGGGTCAGCTGCACTGTGGGTTGGGCTGCCTGAAGGAGGGCCCAGGTGTGAAGACTGCCCCGTGGCCTGGCATGTGGCCTCCTGGGACTCCATGGGGAAGCAGTCGCAGGCCACAGAAGCTTGCCCACTTTCTGAAGGCAGACGGGAGCATGACTCCGCCAGGCTCGACTGGCCAATGACCCCATCCTCAGCCTCCAGCAAGTCTGAAAACAGGTTCTCCGTGAGCCGGGCCATGATGTCTGCCTGACCCTCCTGGAATCCACCTGTGCTGTTCTCAGGTAACATGCTCAAGTCCCCCTTGAccatctcctcttcttcctcctcggTCTCTACCGGGGCCTCAAACAGCCCCATACAGCGTATCACACTGACATTGACATTCTCTGGCCAGAGGACGGTCCTGCTGACCTCCACAGGACGCCAGGCTGCCTTCTCAGGACTCTGGAGAGGCCCAGTTTTGGCAGCCTTCGGGGACTCTGCCTCCCTCTTCACGCCATGCTCCAGCAAGCAGGGCAGCAGCTTGGTCAGACAAGTCTTCCAGCGTCTGCAGAAATAAAACTCAGGGTTCAGTTTCGCCACCCTCGAAAAACTCCTACTCAGGGAATAAAACCTGCATGGGATCACCCTGTATTGATATGGGGGTGTTATAGACACGACTTCTGACTTTATAATCAACACCCAGTCTGTTTTCACTGCAGAATGGGGACTCAGTCACCCACAGTTACCTCCTGCCACCCTTAGAAAGAAGGCagctgtgtggagggcagagaggaagaatgACCCCGCTGTCAGCCAAGTAACCACCACACTTCCCAAATCCACAAAAGCTACAACCCAAGTTCAAGTTCAGATACATACGGGCACTTGGTTGACTCGCGGCTTCGGGCCTGCTTTTCCCACAAGGGCACCTAGAACAGATGGTCAATGAGATAATGGGATGATGTCTGCCAGCCCAACCCAGCTAAGAAGGCTTGATGTCTTCATGGACAGCAACTGTACCTGGACAGTTGAGGTCCACACAGGCCCCACAGAGCTCTGGGAGCTTTAACACCCCCCACACGTCCCCCAcgccccccccactcccccaccccaatgAATGAAAGTGCATTGGGGATAGCAAATGGTTTCGGACACTCTGGCTCCCCTGTCCCATCCTTGACTCTGACCTGGCCATAGTACTCGCTGTGACCAGCACAACATAGCAGAAATAATATTGGGCCCACATGGACAaagcttcacaactgtctgtccaCTGTGTGGTGTCTCAGCACCCAAGCACTACCCTCCTTGGCTCTGGAGTCCCAGTGGTTTGCTCCTTGCCCCCACCCTACCCGTGGCTGGGAGTCACACTACGGAACACTCGCATCCTCCTACCTGTGAGTCCTGAATGATGATGGCCACCAGGGGACTGCATGCTGGGGTGGGAATCTGGTCCCACCACGCTTTCTTAATCCTGAGGGTGGAAAGGAAGTGGGTCGGTCTCTGAATGAACAGTGGCCAAGGTGCTCTTGCAAGCATCCTGGCAAGCACTCCTCCCAGGCCACGGAGGCCACACAGACTCCATTTCGGATACGGAACGACAATCTCGGTCCTAACCTGCTGAGGGTGATTTCTTCTACCGCCGTGGCCCTTCTAGATGGGGAGAGGGGCCCAGGGCGAGTGTGG includes:
- the Il4r gene encoding interleukin-4 receptor subunit alpha, translated to MGWLCPKFLSWVSCLILLWVAGSGGITLLGEPTCFSDYIHNSTCEWPLDGAVDCRSQLHLLYWLDFEFSENHTCIPENSASTTCVCHMSTDEPVQTDTYKLVLKTKGRLLWNGSFRPSSNVKPLAPDNLTVHTNVSNAWLLTWSNPYPSKNTLYKELIYMVNISRVDNPEEFIIHNVTYMEPRLLLPTMTLKSGVHYRARVRVLAQSFSGTWSEWSPSIMIYNHFPLPLEQRLPLGVGISCACILLFCLLCYVSIIKIKKAWWDQIPTPACSPLVAIIIQDSQVPLWEKQARSRESTKCPRWKTCLTKLLPCLLEHGVKREAESPKAAKTGPLQSPEKAAWRPVEVSRTVLWPENVNVSVIRCMGLFEAPVETEEEEEEMVKGDLSMLPENSTGGFQEGQADIMARLTENLFSDLLEAEDGVIGQSSLAESCSRLPSESGQASVACDCFPMESQEATCQATGQSSHLGPPSGSPTHSAADPTCTQVPLVVTDNPAYRSFSDFCSQSPHPGELASEQQQAGHLEEGDPPRPADPRSSSPPMHQGDSWEQILHLSVLQHGAASPAPAPSSGYREFVQAVKQGASQDSQTPCFGPNGDAGYKAFSSLLSSSEVCADTAGPGTDSGHGGYTPFQNPVPHQSPNSMPLFTFGLDVELPSSPLNSVPPSSTPECLGLELGLKGGDRLKAPPPADQVPKPFGDDLGLGIVYSSLTCHLCGHLKQHHSQEEGGQIHVVASPCCGCCCGDRSPSPGSLSGALEPCPGEMPPDASLTSAPRTPSNSSVEGKPPGHAPLSSQSTEVSAGTLGMAVS